A section of the Oenanthe melanoleuca isolate GR-GAL-2019-014 chromosome 6, OMel1.0, whole genome shotgun sequence genome encodes:
- the PLEKHS1 gene encoding pleckstrin homology domain-containing family S member 1 isoform X2, translated as MASTSKRNSAVRIQNTFCPEGGVCKHGFLIKSPPLQLFSSQNSWKRRLFVLSKSSKGNYILKYLKGQHVKGSIAVDQMISIEVGISNAEIMETVRKMFKCLPEQVMSISTGNRRYYFIGDSRQEIEDWVTLISSICREDERSGCCPQNQDLPNPEVRSRPSSLPLSFNSIDMTNFPDRQSYQKENGSSEDKNRPYSDPGPHQARCDSPREVFPSLDKTLGKSEENLLLSDPEESIKKDEEDYYQTPSNVLAQCTTEVSNPDPTAESDVPVQEMPVQSNPVKENIYMSMKSLKLLDERCQLTCRRDGLPSPPKCQNNSPRGLEADKDTKFPESSINLKPTLQRRQNSLPLSVVHLSILLSQVTDEMQLQKLDIFVPLADINNYLKLTEAAGRICVSQWAGPCRLGCLFNHGDHVVAVNDLQPQGVEEAYFFISRSTRKEVKLTVCRIPHSDIFHAKGCSCS; from the exons ATGGCTTCTACAAGTAAAAGAAATTCTGCAG TGAgaattcaaaatacattttgccCTGAAGGTGGAGTCTGCAAGCATGGATTCCTCATCAAATCACCACCTCTTCAACTCTTCAGCTCCCAG AATTCCTGGAAAAGGCGTCTTTTTGTCCTGTCCAAATCCAGCAAAGGGAATTACATCCTGAAGTATCTAAAAGGCCAACACGTGAAAGGCTCCATAGCTGTGGATCA AATGATAAGTATTGAAGTTGGCATAAGTAATGCTGAAATTATGGAAACGGTGAGGAAGATGTTCAAATGCCTTCCTGAGCAGGTGATGTCCATCAGCACTGGAAACAGACGTTACTACTTCATTGGGGACAGCAG GCAGGAAATAGAGGACTGGGTCACTCTGATATCTTCAATCTGCAGGGAGGACGAAAGAAGTGGATGCTGCCCTCAG AACCAAGATCTTCCAAATCCAGAAGTCAGAAGCAGGCCTTCCTCTTTGCCACTGTCCTTTAATTCTATAGATATGACTAACTTTCCAGACAGGCAAAGCTACCAGAAG GAGAATGGTTCCTCAGAAGACAAGAACAGGCCTTATTCAGATCCTGGCCCCCATCAGGCTCGGTGTGACTCACCAAGAGAAGTTTTTCCAAGCCTG GATAAAACTCTGGGAAAGAGTGAGGAAAATCTGCTGTTGTCAGATCCAGAGGAAAGCATCAAAAAGGATGAAGAAGATTATTACCAAACTCCCAGCAATGTTTTGGCACAG TGCACTACTGAAGTGTCAAATCCTGACCCTACAGCTGAGTCTGATGTTCCTGTGCAAGAGATGCCAGTGCAGAGCAACCCAGTAAAGGAGAACATTTACATGTCAATGAAATCACT TAAGCTGCTGGATGAGAGATGCCAGCTCACGTGCAGACGTGATGggctcccatcccctcccaaaTGCCAGAACAACAGCCCAAGAGGCTTGGAAGCAGACAAAGACACAAAATTCCCAGAAAGCAGCATAAACCTGAAGCCAACCCTCCAGAGAAGACAAAACTCTTTACCCCTCTCAGTGGTTCACTTGTCTATCCTGCTCAG TCAAGTTACAGATGAGATGCAGCTGCAGAAACTGGATATTTTCGTACCCCTGGCTGATATTAACAATTACCTAAAACTTACTGAAGCAGCAGGACGAATATG CGTTTCCCAGTGGGCTGGTCCTTGCAGGCTGGGCTGTTTGTTTAACCACGGGGACCATGTGGTGGCTGTTAATgatctgcagccccagggtgtggAGGAAGCTTACTTCTTCATCAGCAGGTCCACCAGAAAGGAG gtGAAACTTACTGTATGCAGGATTCCACATTCAGACATCTTCCATGCTAAAGGCTGCTCAtgttcctga
- the PLEKHS1 gene encoding pleckstrin homology domain-containing family S member 1 isoform X1 translates to MASTSKRNSAVRIQNTFCPEGGVCKHGFLIKSPPLQLFSSQNSWKRRLFVLSKSSKGNYILKYLKGQHVKGSIAVDQMISIEVGISNAEIMETVRKMFKCLPEQVMSISTGNRRYYFIGDSRQEIEDWVTLISSICREDERSGCCPQNQDLPNPEVRSRPSSLPLSFNSIDMTNFPDRQSYQKENGSSEDKNRPYSDPGPHQARCDSPREVFPSLQDKTLGKSEENLLLSDPEESIKKDEEDYYQTPSNVLAQCTTEVSNPDPTAESDVPVQEMPVQSNPVKENIYMSMKSLKLLDERCQLTCRRDGLPSPPKCQNNSPRGLEADKDTKFPESSINLKPTLQRRQNSLPLSVVHLSILLSQVTDEMQLQKLDIFVPLADINNYLKLTEAAGRICVSQWAGPCRLGCLFNHGDHVVAVNDLQPQGVEEAYFFISRSTRKEVKLTVCRIPHSDIFHAKGCSCS, encoded by the exons ATGGCTTCTACAAGTAAAAGAAATTCTGCAG TGAgaattcaaaatacattttgccCTGAAGGTGGAGTCTGCAAGCATGGATTCCTCATCAAATCACCACCTCTTCAACTCTTCAGCTCCCAG AATTCCTGGAAAAGGCGTCTTTTTGTCCTGTCCAAATCCAGCAAAGGGAATTACATCCTGAAGTATCTAAAAGGCCAACACGTGAAAGGCTCCATAGCTGTGGATCA AATGATAAGTATTGAAGTTGGCATAAGTAATGCTGAAATTATGGAAACGGTGAGGAAGATGTTCAAATGCCTTCCTGAGCAGGTGATGTCCATCAGCACTGGAAACAGACGTTACTACTTCATTGGGGACAGCAG GCAGGAAATAGAGGACTGGGTCACTCTGATATCTTCAATCTGCAGGGAGGACGAAAGAAGTGGATGCTGCCCTCAG AACCAAGATCTTCCAAATCCAGAAGTCAGAAGCAGGCCTTCCTCTTTGCCACTGTCCTTTAATTCTATAGATATGACTAACTTTCCAGACAGGCAAAGCTACCAGAAG GAGAATGGTTCCTCAGAAGACAAGAACAGGCCTTATTCAGATCCTGGCCCCCATCAGGCTCGGTGTGACTCACCAAGAGAAGTTTTTCCAAGCCTG CAGGATAAAACTCTGGGAAAGAGTGAGGAAAATCTGCTGTTGTCAGATCCAGAGGAAAGCATCAAAAAGGATGAAGAAGATTATTACCAAACTCCCAGCAATGTTTTGGCACAG TGCACTACTGAAGTGTCAAATCCTGACCCTACAGCTGAGTCTGATGTTCCTGTGCAAGAGATGCCAGTGCAGAGCAACCCAGTAAAGGAGAACATTTACATGTCAATGAAATCACT TAAGCTGCTGGATGAGAGATGCCAGCTCACGTGCAGACGTGATGggctcccatcccctcccaaaTGCCAGAACAACAGCCCAAGAGGCTTGGAAGCAGACAAAGACACAAAATTCCCAGAAAGCAGCATAAACCTGAAGCCAACCCTCCAGAGAAGACAAAACTCTTTACCCCTCTCAGTGGTTCACTTGTCTATCCTGCTCAG TCAAGTTACAGATGAGATGCAGCTGCAGAAACTGGATATTTTCGTACCCCTGGCTGATATTAACAATTACCTAAAACTTACTGAAGCAGCAGGACGAATATG CGTTTCCCAGTGGGCTGGTCCTTGCAGGCTGGGCTGTTTGTTTAACCACGGGGACCATGTGGTGGCTGTTAATgatctgcagccccagggtgtggAGGAAGCTTACTTCTTCATCAGCAGGTCCACCAGAAAGGAG gtGAAACTTACTGTATGCAGGATTCCACATTCAGACATCTTCCATGCTAAAGGCTGCTCAtgttcctga